A part of Cannabis sativa cultivar Pink pepper isolate KNU-18-1 chromosome 6, ASM2916894v1, whole genome shotgun sequence genomic DNA contains:
- the LOC133039153 gene encoding uncharacterized protein LOC133039153 — MKDFKNRMTKDIIMPALKENDLGRLAQVPEKHPEIDAADWCKFVESRLTPEFLELSKVQRERSSKIQSRHRSGRSGMVNVREAVKKDLEVADPPRHRVWIKSRTKSRKLVTDYDKEIAEKIAQLEEKLSQGQIQVQGQNDILTQALGTPEHPGRVRAAGFLTRASQLFGRKKREVSDVVARQAKEIEQLKAEVQSLKQQRNAAEQEEEGEVAGEAYVPQPYAPQDEVQPQIYAEEFISLNDQGILYNFDDHAALNQQVHLCSDNIDNIVARGYLYEHVGKNKVHCQDYDDSHARIMISEILQEDAEIPVPLEEFRYVRDVYQMFLPWPKHLILTTEGPLAQPPSRRDASKGKAPMLSPQSRGAREDELFTEEKMALIPNSLKWMIHEFLRLKDKRDIITISVPRGFIAPRTRIILYGEDLRRSCYV, encoded by the exons atgaaagacttcaagaataggatgacaaaagacatcataatgcccgcgttgaaagagaatgatctgggacgactggcacaagtccctgaaaagcacccggagatcgacgctgctgattggtgcaaatttgttgaaagtagactaactcctgaatttctg gaattgagtaaggtgcaacgtgaacgttcctcaaaaattcaatccagacatcgaagtggtcggagtggaatggtgaacgtacgggaagctgtg aaaaaggacctcgaagttgcagatcctccccgccaccgtgtttggattaaatctcgcaccaagagtagaaaacttgtcactgattacgacaaggaaattgccgagaagata gctcaattagaggagaagcttagtcagggacaaattcaggtccagggccaaaacgatatcctcacgcaggcgctcgggacaccagagcatcctggacgtgtcagggctgctgg gttcctgaccagggcatctcaactgttcggcaggaagaaaagggaagtgtctgatgttgtggctcggcaagcgaaggagattgaacaattaaaagccgaagtccaatcccttaagcagcagaggaacgctgccgaacaagaggaagaaggagaggtggctggtgaggcgtatgttccacaaccatacgctcctcaggatgaggtacaaccacaaatttatgctgaggagttcatttccctcaacgaccaaggtatcctatacaattttgatgaccatgcggcccttaatcagcaagtacatctctgctctgacaacatcgacaatattgtggcccgagggtatttgtacgagcatgtgggtaagaacaaagttcactgccaggattacgatgattcacatgctcgGATCATGATTTCagaaatcctgcaagaggacgctgaaatcccagtcccaCTTGAAGAGttcagatatgttagggacgtgtaccagatgttccttccttggcctaaacacttaattttaacaaccgag ggtccactcgctcaaccgccctcaagacgtgatgcgtcaaaggggaaagctccgatgctttctccacaaagccgtggtgcacgggaagatgagttgttcacggaagagaagatggcgttgatccctaattcgctgaaatggatgattcatgaattcctaaggctcaaagataaacgtgatataatcacaatttctgtcccccgaggattcattgcaccgcgtacccgGATCATTTTATACGGAGAGGATTTGCGACGGAGTTGCTACGTGTAA